In the genome of Pontibacter actiniarum, the window CCTTACTAGAGGTGCTTCTTTGCTTTTATACCTGTCTATAAACAATATTTTTTTTGCACTAAATTCTGTGCTTTTTTTAGGTCACTACCCTGCATGGGTTTATGGGTGTTTGAACACTTATTTTGCTGCAGCTTTTGATAAAGCTGCCCCCTTTAATACTGTAGAGGCCTTCTTTCCCTTCCGAGGCTGGGAAATAGCCACAACGGCAAAGTATACTTTTCCGTTGTGGCTGATCTTTAGTGGCATAACATTAGGTAAATATTTTTTTCGGGCTATTGTTTTTAATTATGCTTGTGCATATTATTGAACCCGAATAGAGGCATATACAGATTTACAGCTATCGAGAATACCCATAGTGTCTGTACGTGTTGCTACCACTCCCGCTCTCAGAGGTGAGGTGTGTCTGTTGTAGAGCACATTTACCAAAGAAAGAACAAACTTTTAAGCTTGAATCACCAAGTTGTCACTATCACGGATAGTTGGCTTTCTGTGTGGTGCCTGTTAAAAACACTTGTAAAGGTGAGTGGCAGCGCTATGTCCTGTGTTCGAAATACAAAATCTTACCAACCAATTTACCTAATCCAACCACTTACATGAGAAGAGTATTACTTTTGAGTTTTGCGATGGTGCTCACACTGCTGCAGCAGGTGTATGCCCAAAGCAGAACAGTGTCTGGTACAGTAACCGACCAGGGCACATCACAAGGACTGCCGGGGGTCGCAGTAATTGTGAAAGGTACCACAGTGGGCACCACGACAGGAGTTGACGGAACTTACTCCATCAACGTTCCCGCCAATGGTAACACCCTTATCTTCCGTTTTATCGGCTACAAGACCGTTGAACGCGAGATAGGGAGTGCCGCTACGATAAACGTTAACCTGGGAGTAGACGACAAGCAACTGGAGGAAGTTGTTGTGGTTGCCTACGGTACGGCAGATAAAGGCTCATTCACTGGGTCAGCCACTCAGATCAGCGCAGAGAAGATAGCGCAGCGACCTGTAACGAACATCACCAACGCCATTGCCGGACAGGCTGCAGGTGTGCAGACTAACTCTGGTAGCGGCCAGCCAGGAGCAGGACCAGAAATCCGCATCCGTGGTATTGGTTCTATAAACTCATCAAACGATCCGCTCTACGTTGTAGACGGTACACCGTACCCAGGTAGTATCGCCAACCTGAATGTGGATGATATCGAAAGCATCTCTATTCTGAAAGACGCTTCTTCTACCGCCCTTTACGGTGCACGTGCCACAAACGGTGTGGTGATGATTACCACCAAAAAAGGTAAAAAAGGGAGCAACCAGCTGAATGTGAAGATCTCGCAGGGTGTGAGCGAAAGAGCTATCAAAGAGTATGACCGTGTAAATGCATACGAGTACTATCCTTTGATCTGGGAAGCGCAAAGAAACAGCTTAGTAAACGCTGCAAAAGACCCTTATTCTTTAGAGGATGCCAATCAAATCGCTTCCGGCTTGAAAAAGCTGAGAGACGGCAAAGACGGTAGCGTTAAAGGTATTCTGGGGTACAACCCGTTTAACGTGGCAAACGATGCCATTGTTGATGCCAATGGTAACATCAACCCAGAGGCGAAGTTGCTTTATGACGACGTAGACTGGTTTGAGCCGTTGCAGCGCAGTGGCAGCCGTAGTGACTATGCCCTGAATTACAGCGGAGGCTCTGAGAAGAGCGACTACTTCGTGTCTTTGGGTTACCTGAAAGAGAAAGGCTATGTGATACGATCTGATTATGAGCGCTTTACTGGCCGTGTAAATGTGAACACACAGGCTACAGACTGGCTGAGAACAGGTTTGAACGTTTCCGGTACCATTACAGAGTCTAACCAGGCTAGCACAAGCAGCAGCAGCAGCTATGTTAACCCTTTTAACTTTGCCCGTGGCATTGGTCCTATCTACCCTGTTTACGCACATGACCCTAGTACTGGTGCCTATCTGCTAGATGAGGATGGCAACAGAATCTACGACTATGGTAACCTGTCTAACCTGGGCTTGCCTAACAGGGGCAGCAACGCCAGCGTAGGCCGTCACATAGTTGCGGAGACGATGTGGAACGATAACCTGTACAACCGCAATGTTTTAAGTGCCAGAACTTTCGGAGAGGTTAAGTTCTTGCAGGACTTCAAGTTTACAACAAACCTTAGCGTAGACATTGCAAACTACCTAGCTGCGGAGTACGACAACAACAAAGTAGGCGACGGTGCGCCGGCAGGTAGAGCTAGCCGCACTAGTACAACCGCTACAACCTACAACATCAACCAGTTGCTGAACTATTCTAAAACGTTCAACGACAGACACTTTGTAGAAGCTTTGGTTGGCCATGAAAACTACAGCTACGACTACAAGTACATGTACGGAATGCGCCAGGGCGTAATTGTAGAAGACAATACTGAACTAGGTAACTTCACTACTACGAACAGCTTAGATTCAAGAACTGATAAGTACAGAGTAGAAAGCTACCTGTCGCGCTTGAACTATACATTCGACGACAAGTACACCCTTTCCGGCTCTTACCGCCGCGATGGTTCCTCCAGGTTTGCGAAAGATGTACGCTGGGGTGACTTCTGGTCTGTGGGTGCATCTTGGCGCCTGGACAGAGAGACTTTCATCAGCATGCCGGAGTGGGTTAACATGCTGAAGCTTAGAGGTTCTTATGGTGAGGTAGGCAACGATGCCCTTCTGAACTCTGATGGAACTGACAGATACTATGGATACCAGGAACTGTACACGCTTGGCATGAACAACGCCAAAGAGCCAGGTTTCTTACAACAGGATGTGCTTGGTAGCGCAAACCTGCTGTGGGAGTCTAACAACAGCTTTGACATCGGCGTGGAGTTTGACCTGTTCAACCGAGTTAGTGGTAGCGTTGAGTAC includes:
- a CDS encoding SusC/RagA family TonB-linked outer membrane protein, with protein sequence MRRVLLLSFAMVLTLLQQVYAQSRTVSGTVTDQGTSQGLPGVAVIVKGTTVGTTTGVDGTYSINVPANGNTLIFRFIGYKTVEREIGSAATINVNLGVDDKQLEEVVVVAYGTADKGSFTGSATQISAEKIAQRPVTNITNAIAGQAAGVQTNSGSGQPGAGPEIRIRGIGSINSSNDPLYVVDGTPYPGSIANLNVDDIESISILKDASSTALYGARATNGVVMITTKKGKKGSNQLNVKISQGVSERAIKEYDRVNAYEYYPLIWEAQRNSLVNAAKDPYSLEDANQIASGLKKLRDGKDGSVKGILGYNPFNVANDAIVDANGNINPEAKLLYDDVDWFEPLQRSGSRSDYALNYSGGSEKSDYFVSLGYLKEKGYVIRSDYERFTGRVNVNTQATDWLRTGLNVSGTITESNQASTSSSSSYVNPFNFARGIGPIYPVYAHDPSTGAYLLDEDGNRIYDYGNLSNLGLPNRGSNASVGRHIVAETMWNDNLYNRNVLSARTFGEVKFLQDFKFTTNLSVDIANYLAAEYDNNKVGDGAPAGRASRTSTTATTYNINQLLNYSKTFNDRHFVEALVGHENYSYDYKYMYGMRQGVIVEDNTELGNFTTTNSLDSRTDKYRVESYLSRLNYTFDDKYTLSGSYRRDGSSRFAKDVRWGDFWSVGASWRLDRETFISMPEWVNMLKLRGSYGEVGNDALLNSDGTDRYYGYQELYTLGMNNAKEPGFLQQDVLGSANLLWESNNSFDIGVEFDLFNRVSGSVEYFNRESENLLFRVPLPLSSGVKEKWENIGTMANTGVEVQLSTDAVKTQDFTWNVNLNVSTFKNELKKLPQEEVITGTKKYMVGKSIYDYWLRDWYGVDPADGAGLFATDTWVEGKTRVINGDTVTTDSNGAKYHYAGSAIPDFAGGITNTFTYKNLSLSVLLTYQVGGKVYDANYASLMNAGTQGGALHKDILNRWQQAGDETDVPRMDLTTATHYNAQSDRWLIDASYLNIRSVNLNYVLPSELTSKVFLKNASVFASGENLALFSKRDGMNVNQSYSGVTSNSYIPARVYTVGLNVTL